The Hyphomicrobium sp. MC1 genome window below encodes:
- a CDS encoding DUF5681 domain-containing protein: MTEKPIKVPPKDAVGYGRPPKQHQFKPGQSGNPKGRPKSTPTIQQIMAKEATKHVKIKQGENIVTVSKMEALARRVFSKALEGDLSAARVIFQLAAEPETAEGAGSKEPFTLPGDDAIKRMLKRFDHLNTASGSK, encoded by the coding sequence ATGACCGAGAAACCTATCAAGGTACCTCCGAAGGATGCTGTCGGTTACGGACGTCCTCCGAAACAGCATCAATTCAAGCCTGGTCAATCAGGCAACCCGAAGGGTCGACCAAAGAGCACGCCGACCATCCAGCAGATCATGGCGAAGGAGGCCACGAAGCACGTCAAGATCAAGCAAGGCGAGAACATCGTCACCGTTTCTAAGATGGAGGCGCTCGCGCGACGCGTCTTTAGCAAGGCGCTGGAGGGCGATCTCTCAGCGGCCCGTGTAATTTTCCAGCTGGCGGCCGAACCGGAGACGGCAGAGGGGGCGGGTTCGAAAGAGCCCTTCACGCTTCCGGGCGATGATGCCATCAAGCGCATGCTGAAGCGGTTTGACCACCTCAATACGGCGAGTGGGAGTAAGTGA
- a CDS encoding DNA methyltransferase, translating to MSNTRSARDPIRPATGLKSALQEKSRNRRQAKKALASCEGSAAHQRNDLLPNLRIEYLPIDALRPADRRVRRSTASQSAKVDLSLKRFGLCVPVLIDSDGRIVHGHVVWEAAHRLGLATIPVIRIEHLNGSERRALSIALNRLAETGDWDVDGLKLEFQELIELDEDVIATGFELAEIDTLLLDDEDDETAGDVIPPLPQSSVSRPGYIWVLGHHRLVQGDARDREAYQRLIGDDEGVQLALTDVPFNVPIQGHCTGQAHHREFQVAHGELSREEFDAFNRDWMQLASSVVVDGGLLATFIDWRSVELILSAGRDLDLDLLNVIVWSKSNAGQGSLWRSAHEMLPVFKKGSASHKNNVELGRWGRYRSNVWTYPGASSMGSDAREGLSVHPTVKPRAMLEDALLDITDRGDVVLDCFLGSGSTLLAAEATGRICRAIEIDGRYCDVAIERWQQMTGREAILAETGETHAEAARRRSIASPNEGER from the coding sequence ATGTCAAACACCCGATCCGCACGGGACCCGATCCGGCCCGCAACCGGTCTTAAGTCAGCGCTGCAGGAGAAGTCACGGAACCGGCGGCAGGCGAAAAAGGCACTAGCCTCCTGCGAAGGTTCGGCCGCCCACCAGCGCAACGATCTGCTACCGAACCTGCGCATTGAATATTTACCAATCGACGCTCTGCGTCCTGCCGACCGCCGTGTACGAAGATCGACGGCCTCACAATCTGCCAAGGTCGACCTGAGCCTGAAGCGGTTCGGGCTCTGCGTTCCAGTCTTGATCGATAGTGACGGTCGCATCGTGCACGGGCACGTCGTTTGGGAAGCTGCGCACCGGCTCGGCCTCGCAACCATACCGGTCATCCGAATTGAACATCTTAACGGGAGCGAGCGGCGTGCGCTTTCGATTGCCCTCAATCGGCTCGCGGAAACGGGCGACTGGGATGTCGACGGTCTGAAGCTCGAATTTCAGGAACTGATCGAACTCGATGAAGACGTCATCGCCACCGGTTTCGAACTTGCTGAAATTGATACTCTCTTACTTGATGACGAGGATGACGAAACTGCAGGCGACGTCATCCCGCCGCTCCCTCAGTCGAGCGTTTCTCGACCGGGATATATCTGGGTATTGGGACACCATCGACTGGTTCAAGGCGACGCACGCGACCGCGAAGCCTATCAGCGGCTCATCGGGGATGACGAGGGCGTCCAGCTAGCTTTGACCGACGTCCCGTTCAACGTTCCGATCCAAGGCCACTGCACCGGCCAGGCACATCATCGAGAGTTTCAGGTCGCGCATGGTGAACTGAGCCGCGAAGAGTTTGATGCCTTCAACAGAGATTGGATGCAACTCGCATCATCCGTTGTTGTCGATGGTGGCCTTCTCGCGACGTTCATCGATTGGCGGAGCGTGGAACTCATTCTGTCCGCCGGGCGCGACCTCGATTTGGATCTCTTGAACGTCATCGTCTGGTCAAAATCCAACGCCGGCCAAGGCAGCCTCTGGCGATCGGCGCATGAGATGCTTCCGGTCTTCAAAAAGGGGAGCGCATCGCACAAAAATAACGTCGAGCTCGGGCGCTGGGGGCGCTATCGCAGCAATGTCTGGACTTATCCGGGGGCATCCAGCATGGGCTCGGATGCACGCGAAGGCCTGTCTGTACATCCGACCGTTAAGCCGCGTGCGATGCTCGAGGACGCTCTTCTCGATATCACGGACCGCGGCGACGTCGTGCTCGACTGCTTCCTTGGATCGGGCTCGACGCTGCTTGCGGCGGAGGCGACGGGTCGCATCTGCCGCGCAATCGAGATCGACGGCCGGTACTGTGATGTCGCCATCGAAAGATGGCAGCAGATGACGGGGAGGGAGGCGATCCTTGCAGAGACCGGAGAGACGCATGCTGAGGCTGCACGACGGCGCAGCATAGCATCTCCAAACGAGGGAGAGCGCTAA
- a CDS encoding recombinase family protein, protein MIKVRCAIYTRKSSDEGLEKEFNSLDAQREACEAFIKSQKHAGWTAVSDLYDDGGLSGGTMERPALQRLLGDIKAGKAQIVVVYKVDRLTRSLADFAKIVDIFDAHGASFVSVTQQFNTTTSMGRLTLNMLLSFAQFEREIAGERIRDKIAASKAKGMWMGGTVPLGYDVKDRKLLINPVEAETVRLIFQRYAELGSVKLLQAELDRRGLRSKRREGAKGLITGNAKFSRGILYLILQNHLYRGEVAHKGSVYPGQHEAIIDADLWTVVQDKLATNRKTRSLATGAEAPSLLAGLLFDDDGSRMTPTHANKRGRRYRYYISAALLDTRRSTRNTMRVPANEVEGLVADRVRTLLTSRQDIVDTLAALELNARELEAVLSRAAEFTKQWPVMPPETVRPVIRQVVACVTLSPDQIEIVIDAGQLAGVLGIEGKIESASDRTIILTVPTELRRSGQGKRMVIGDSSQRSPDASLVQVLQDAFSARDKMLSDTTETLNDITSGITKSKGRLTALMRLTYLAPSIVEDIFAGRQPLELSPKRLLRTSQNLPLDWTQQRKFLGFT, encoded by the coding sequence ATGATCAAAGTCCGCTGCGCGATCTACACCCGCAAGTCCTCGGATGAGGGGCTGGAGAAGGAATTCAACTCTCTCGACGCCCAGCGGGAGGCCTGTGAAGCTTTCATTAAGAGCCAGAAGCACGCGGGCTGGACTGCGGTCTCTGACCTCTATGACGATGGTGGCCTTTCCGGCGGAACGATGGAACGTCCCGCGCTTCAGCGACTGCTCGGCGACATCAAGGCTGGCAAAGCCCAGATCGTTGTCGTCTACAAAGTCGACCGGCTGACCCGCTCTCTGGCGGACTTTGCCAAGATCGTCGACATATTCGATGCACATGGCGCTTCGTTTGTGTCGGTGACTCAGCAGTTCAACACGACGACGTCGATGGGGCGCCTAACACTCAACATGCTGCTGTCGTTTGCACAGTTCGAGCGTGAGATCGCTGGCGAGCGCATCCGTGACAAGATCGCGGCGTCGAAGGCCAAGGGCATGTGGATGGGCGGCACCGTGCCACTTGGTTACGATGTCAAAGACAGAAAGCTCCTCATCAATCCGGTCGAAGCCGAGACCGTCCGGCTGATCTTTCAGCGATACGCCGAGCTCGGTTCGGTCAAATTGCTGCAAGCCGAGCTCGATCGCCGTGGTTTGCGCAGCAAGCGCCGCGAGGGCGCGAAAGGTCTGATCACCGGCAACGCCAAGTTCTCGCGTGGGATCCTGTATCTGATCCTTCAGAACCATCTCTACCGAGGTGAAGTCGCTCACAAGGGAAGTGTCTATCCTGGCCAACACGAAGCCATCATTGACGCTGATCTCTGGACAGTCGTTCAGGACAAGCTAGCCACGAACCGAAAGACCCGGTCTCTAGCGACGGGGGCCGAGGCGCCGAGCCTTCTGGCAGGGCTGCTTTTTGACGATGATGGCAGCCGCATGACGCCGACACACGCCAACAAGCGGGGTCGCCGGTACCGATACTACATTTCTGCCGCTCTGCTTGATACCCGCAGATCCACGAGAAACACGATGCGCGTGCCGGCGAACGAGGTGGAAGGCTTGGTCGCTGATCGCGTACGTACGCTTCTGACATCAAGACAGGACATCGTCGACACGCTAGCTGCTCTAGAATTGAACGCCAGAGAACTCGAGGCGGTGCTGAGTCGAGCCGCGGAGTTCACCAAACAATGGCCTGTTATGCCGCCCGAGACCGTACGGCCAGTCATCCGTCAAGTCGTTGCTTGCGTGACGCTTTCACCAGATCAGATCGAGATTGTGATCGATGCTGGGCAGCTTGCGGGCGTGCTCGGCATAGAGGGAAAAATTGAGAGCGCATCAGATCGGACGATCATTCTCACAGTGCCGACCGAGCTGCGTCGTTCTGGTCAAGGCAAGCGCATGGTGATCGGCGACTCGTCGCAGAGGTCTCCCGACGCATCTCTAGTTCAGGTGTTGCAGGACGCCTTCTCTGCTCGGGATAAGATGTTGTCCGACACGACGGAGACCCTCAATGACATCACGTCGGGCATCACCAAGAGCAAAGGCCGGCTGACCGCCCTGATGCGGTTGACGTATCTCGCGCCAAGCATCGTCGAGGACATCTTTGCCGGTCGGCAGCCGCTGGAGCTCAGCCCGAAGCGTTTGCTCAGAACTTCTCAGAATCTGCCGCTCGATTGGACCCAGCAGCGCAAGTTCTTGGGCTTCACCTGA
- a CDS encoding DUF2924 domain-containing protein: MGERHTSQASVLDFGRSLEQKPPAARSSRRYRLIREWHGQTHTVIILDDGVEWRGQRYASLSVVAREITGARWSGPRFFGLTSGASDAASSTQVRRPE; the protein is encoded by the coding sequence ATTGGCGAAAGGCACACTTCGCAAGCTTCAGTCCTCGACTTCGGAAGATCTCTTGAGCAGAAGCCGCCGGCGGCCCGTTCGTCAAGGCGGTACCGCCTGATCCGGGAATGGCACGGGCAGACGCATACCGTCATCATCTTGGACGATGGCGTCGAATGGCGGGGACAGCGCTATGCATCATTGTCGGTCGTCGCCCGCGAAATCACGGGCGCCCGCTGGTCTGGACCGCGCTTCTTCGGGTTGACCAGCGGCGCGAGCGATGCCGCGTCCTCTACTCAGGTGAGGCGTCCCGAATGA
- a CDS encoding DUF2924 domain-containing protein encodes MAKPSLDLAAEIVGLESLTIDALRSEWRRLYQTSPPKRLSRDILLRGITYRLQELAHGGLAKGTLRKLQSSTSEDLLSRSRRRPVRQGGTA; translated from the coding sequence ATGGCAAAGCCGTCGCTGGACTTAGCCGCAGAGATCGTGGGGCTCGAGAGCCTTACGATCGATGCATTGCGCAGTGAGTGGCGACGTCTCTATCAGACGTCGCCACCCAAACGCCTGAGCCGCGATATCCTGCTACGTGGGATCACCTACAGGCTCCAAGAGCTGGCACATGGCGGATTGGCGAAAGGCACACTTCGCAAGCTTCAGTCCTCGACTTCGGAAGATCTCTTGAGCAGAAGCCGCCGGCGGCCCGTTCGTCAAGGCGGTACCGCCTGA
- a CDS encoding DUF3489 domain-containing protein, with protein MTAVEVHSLTKATRATPPASKASKSKRNLKQPKPAAAPTGQPDTPARSTKQERILSLLRERNGATIPDMMQATEWQQHSVRGFLAGTVKKKLGLALTSSKSDGELRRYRIVSRHGR; from the coding sequence ATGACCGCAGTTGAAGTTCATTCCTTGACCAAAGCCACGCGAGCAACTCCGCCAGCCAGCAAAGCGAGCAAATCGAAGCGCAATCTGAAACAGCCAAAACCAGCGGCAGCACCTACAGGACAGCCTGACACACCAGCGCGCAGCACAAAGCAGGAGCGCATCCTGTCGCTGTTGAGGGAGCGCAACGGCGCGACCATCCCCGACATGATGCAAGCGACTGAGTGGCAACAGCACAGTGTCCGAGGCTTCCTCGCGGGAACAGTCAAGAAGAAACTCGGACTCGCTCTGACATCCTCGAAATCCGACGGGGAGTTGCGGCGGTATCGCATCGTTTCCCGTCATGGCCGCTGA
- a CDS encoding ATP-dependent endonuclease, producing MRLKRAEIFNYRSIRQATIEFGDQTRLIGGNGCGKSSVVKALELFYAPAKTTVSRDDFFGRDEANEIEIALTFHEFSDQEKETFKGHITESGELSVSRVFSANGGKNNGKYHGVQLAYPAFQAVRAAGKAAEKSEAYKALLPEHPDLDKGAKTAAAIEAAMAAWEAANPEKCQALRDDGQFFGFEGVAQGKLSSSTAFVFVPAVRDAAQDVAEGKGTPITLLMDLIVRSAIEARPEIKEFRAKVESEYQALTDPAKLTELGGLATTLSGTLSTYYPETSVELDWLQRDALKVPLPNAAIRLNDDGFSTAVDRTGHGLQRALILTLLQHLATASMKSEDVTEEMSGTPTEPDLILAIEEPEVYQHPTKQRHFARVLDLLSSGKLAGIGKRIQVIYCSHSPMFVAMEQFDQVRLMRRIKKEGQRESVPHAVSLADVATELDAAHQAEGKFSADRLRSRLHIIDIGVAEGFFSTVTVLVEGPSDRAALLAAARYLGKDLEQNEVAVVSVNGKANIDRPAAVFRGLGIPVYAVWDCDEGTNDFRPETNKALQRLFKTPEAEIVDAVDRITTNYACFRVKLEETLKAEIGAEFYRKKMDELKTKFEITKDNDAQKSPVVMFDLIVEAANAGNVPKTLVAIVEAVIALRPTPEI from the coding sequence ATGCGGCTCAAACGCGCCGAGATTTTTAATTACCGATCCATCAGACAGGCGACGATCGAATTCGGCGACCAGACCCGGCTGATCGGGGGCAACGGATGCGGAAAGTCATCCGTAGTCAAGGCATTGGAATTGTTCTACGCGCCCGCGAAAACAACAGTCTCCCGCGATGACTTCTTCGGCCGCGATGAAGCGAACGAAATTGAGATCGCGCTCACCTTCCATGAGTTCTCCGACCAAGAGAAAGAGACGTTTAAGGGTCACATCACTGAGTCCGGGGAGCTAAGCGTTAGCCGCGTTTTCTCGGCGAATGGCGGCAAAAACAACGGCAAATACCACGGTGTGCAGCTCGCGTACCCGGCCTTCCAGGCTGTGCGCGCTGCCGGCAAGGCAGCAGAGAAATCTGAGGCATACAAGGCGCTGCTTCCCGAACATCCTGACCTAGACAAGGGTGCGAAAACAGCAGCGGCAATTGAGGCTGCGATGGCCGCCTGGGAAGCTGCAAATCCTGAGAAATGCCAAGCGCTGCGAGACGACGGCCAGTTCTTCGGCTTTGAGGGCGTCGCACAGGGAAAGCTGTCCTCGTCAACCGCTTTCGTGTTCGTACCTGCCGTCAGGGACGCAGCGCAGGATGTCGCTGAAGGGAAAGGGACCCCTATTACCTTACTGATGGATCTGATCGTCCGGTCGGCAATAGAGGCGCGACCGGAGATCAAGGAGTTCAGGGCTAAGGTTGAAAGCGAATACCAGGCACTCACTGATCCTGCGAAGCTCACTGAGCTCGGCGGGCTTGCTACTACGTTGTCTGGCACGCTGAGCACCTACTATCCGGAAACTTCCGTAGAACTGGATTGGCTCCAACGGGATGCGCTGAAAGTGCCGCTGCCGAATGCAGCAATCCGGTTAAATGATGATGGCTTCTCTACGGCCGTCGACAGGACTGGGCACGGCTTGCAACGCGCGCTGATCTTAACTTTGCTCCAGCATTTGGCGACGGCCAGCATGAAGTCGGAAGACGTCACTGAGGAGATGAGCGGAACTCCCACCGAACCCGATCTCATCCTCGCCATCGAGGAGCCCGAGGTATATCAGCACCCAACAAAGCAAAGGCATTTTGCTCGCGTCTTGGATTTGCTGAGCAGCGGCAAGCTAGCCGGTATCGGCAAGCGCATCCAAGTTATCTACTGTTCCCACTCGCCGATGTTTGTTGCTATGGAGCAGTTCGACCAGGTGCGTCTGATGAGGCGCATTAAGAAGGAGGGGCAGAGAGAATCGGTCCCACATGCCGTTTCCCTTGCCGATGTCGCGACGGAACTAGACGCCGCACATCAGGCGGAGGGCAAGTTCAGCGCAGATCGTCTGCGGAGTAGACTCCACATCATCGATATAGGTGTGGCCGAAGGGTTCTTCTCCACCGTCACCGTGCTTGTAGAAGGGCCGAGCGATCGGGCAGCGCTCCTCGCCGCGGCTAGATACCTCGGCAAAGATTTGGAGCAGAACGAAGTAGCTGTCGTCTCCGTCAATGGTAAAGCCAACATTGACCGTCCTGCCGCTGTTTTCCGCGGGCTTGGAATTCCGGTCTACGCTGTATGGGACTGTGATGAGGGCACCAATGATTTTCGGCCCGAGACCAACAAGGCACTTCAACGCCTGTTCAAGACGCCCGAGGCCGAAATTGTCGACGCTGTTGACCGCATTACGACGAATTATGCTTGCTTCCGCGTCAAGCTTGAGGAAACGCTGAAGGCAGAAATCGGCGCTGAATTTTACCGCAAAAAGATGGATGAGCTTAAGACTAAGTTCGAAATCACAAAAGATAACGATGCGCAGAAATCGCCTGTCGTGATGTTCGATCTTATCGTTGAAGCCGCTAATGCGGGCAATGTTCCCAAGACCTTGGTCGCAATCGTCGAGGCGGTGATTGCACTTCGTCCTACACCAGAAATATGA
- a CDS encoding DUF2130 domain-containing protein: MNEIICPHCGKAFKIDESGYADILKQVHDSEFEKQLHERLELAEQDKRSAVELARTKVASEFQNTSAAKDAEIQELKSKLEAGEVARQLAVTRALSAVEKERDSLANELTQAKNDKKAASELGEARLANELQKAVSTKDAEIQDLKAKLAAAEVAHKLAINEAVNVVEKERDVLKSGVERAELEKQLAEKALKDKYETQIKDRDDAIERLRDMKARLSTKMVGETLEQHCETEFNRIRATAFPRAYFEKDNDTRTGSKGDYIFRDSDESATEIISIMFEMKNESDRTTTKNKNEDFLKELDKDRTEKGCEYAVLVSLLEPDSELYNTGIVDVFHRYPKMYVVRPQFFIPIITLLRNAAINSLKYKSELALIRAQNIDITNFETQLETFKTGFAKNYDLASKRFQTAIDEIDKSIDHLQKTRDALIGADRNLRLANDKAQDVTLKKLTRGNPTMAAKFADLKDNGPSDAG, encoded by the coding sequence ATGAATGAAATTATCTGCCCGCACTGCGGGAAGGCGTTCAAGATCGATGAGTCCGGATACGCCGATATCCTGAAGCAAGTTCACGACAGCGAGTTCGAGAAGCAGCTGCACGAACGGCTTGAATTGGCCGAGCAAGACAAACGAAGCGCCGTCGAACTCGCCCGAACTAAGGTCGCCAGTGAATTTCAGAACACATCCGCAGCCAAAGACGCTGAAATTCAGGAACTGAAGTCAAAGCTCGAGGCCGGTGAGGTTGCGCGGCAGCTCGCCGTGACTCGGGCGCTAAGTGCCGTGGAAAAGGAGCGCGATTCGCTAGCGAACGAACTTACCCAGGCCAAGAATGACAAGAAAGCCGCTTCCGAGCTGGGCGAGGCAAGATTAGCGAACGAATTGCAGAAGGCAGTCAGTACGAAGGACGCGGAGATCCAGGACCTGAAGGCCAAGCTTGCCGCCGCCGAAGTTGCCCACAAGCTCGCGATCAACGAAGCTGTCAATGTAGTTGAAAAGGAGCGCGACGTACTGAAGAGCGGCGTTGAGCGAGCGGAGCTTGAGAAGCAACTCGCAGAAAAGGCGCTGAAAGACAAGTACGAAACGCAGATAAAGGATCGGGATGACGCGATCGAGCGCCTCCGGGACATGAAGGCTCGACTGTCGACCAAGATGGTTGGCGAAACCCTTGAGCAGCACTGCGAAACTGAGTTCAACCGCATTCGCGCGACGGCGTTTCCGAGGGCATATTTCGAGAAGGACAACGACACGCGGACTGGCAGCAAGGGCGATTACATCTTTCGTGACTCGGACGAGTCTGCCACTGAGATCATATCGATTATGTTCGAGATGAAGAACGAGAGTGATCGCACCACAACGAAGAACAAGAACGAGGACTTTTTAAAGGAACTCGACAAGGATCGCACCGAGAAGGGTTGTGAATATGCGGTACTGGTCTCCCTGCTCGAACCTGACAGTGAACTTTACAACACCGGGATCGTTGACGTTTTTCATCGCTATCCGAAGATGTACGTCGTCCGACCGCAGTTCTTTATTCCAATCATCACGCTTCTGCGGAACGCCGCAATAAACTCCCTCAAGTACAAGTCGGAGCTGGCGCTCATCAGGGCGCAGAATATAGATATCACTAACTTCGAAACCCAGCTTGAGACATTCAAGACTGGATTCGCAAAGAACTATGACCTCGCGTCCAAGCGTTTCCAAACGGCGATCGACGAGATCGACAAATCGATCGACCATCTACAGAAGACCAGGGATGCCCTAATTGGCGCCGATCGGAACCTTCGTCTTGCGAACGACAAGGCGCAGGACGTTACGCTCAAGAAGCTTACTCGAGGCAACCCGACGATGGCAGCCAAGTTTGCCGATCTTAAGGACAATGGCCCCTCAGATGCTGGATGA